One window from the genome of Gimesia aquarii encodes:
- a CDS encoding fatty acid desaturase family protein — protein sequence MSVTHYTAKEISDLETKSTTPRFLHSLFGSAAILALAFQWPTSAWYFQIGWTLIAAYSMFCWSSCFHETSHQGICGKPWVSIWLGRAIGTMLFVSYTAYREAHIRHHAYLNKPGDWELWPYSDPNTSLNFRRIFCWMEFPFGFITSPLVYSRLCFSKNTPVKKPAIMKAMRMEYAAMAAVWALILGTVAWFSLWVPFLVAWVIPHWVASVIQTFRKFTEHLGMQSYDPLLGTRTVIGSNLITRVCTYINFDIFVHGPHHRHPKIAHNKLVEKMDSYQDENPDTKYPVFTTYMSAIRHTLPALWNPGVGMNAGAPAPKKEKWLGADNFVTDVAREILSDRDVAKPHQA from the coding sequence GTGTCTGTTACTCATTACACCGCCAAAGAGATCAGCGATCTCGAGACGAAGTCAACGACTCCCCGGTTTTTACATTCCTTGTTTGGCAGTGCAGCGATATTAGCATTGGCCTTTCAATGGCCCACTAGTGCCTGGTATTTCCAGATAGGGTGGACGCTTATCGCCGCGTATAGCATGTTTTGCTGGTCGAGCTGTTTTCATGAAACGTCCCACCAGGGAATATGTGGAAAACCCTGGGTTAGCATCTGGTTAGGTCGCGCCATTGGCACCATGCTGTTTGTTTCCTATACCGCTTATCGCGAAGCTCATATTCGTCATCATGCTTACTTGAATAAGCCAGGTGACTGGGAATTATGGCCTTATTCCGACCCTAATACGTCGTTGAACTTCCGTCGTATCTTCTGTTGGATGGAATTTCCGTTTGGGTTTATCACTTCCCCCTTAGTTTACAGTCGCCTGTGTTTCAGTAAGAACACACCGGTGAAAAAGCCTGCAATCATGAAAGCCATGCGGATGGAATACGCAGCCATGGCAGCGGTCTGGGCGTTGATCTTGGGTACTGTTGCCTGGTTCTCTCTCTGGGTTCCTTTTCTCGTTGCCTGGGTCATTCCGCATTGGGTTGCCAGTGTCATTCAGACATTTCGTAAATTCACAGAACACCTGGGAATGCAAAGTTACGATCCTTTGCTGGGAACACGAACCGTCATCGGTTCTAATCTGATTACTCGGGTTTGCACATATATCAACTTCGACATTTTCGTACATGGTCCCCATCATCGACACCCCAAAATTGCTCACAATAAGCTTGTCGAGAAAATGGACTCTTATCAGGACGAAAATCCTGACACAAAATACCCTGTCTTTACAACCTATATGTCTGCCATTAGACATACCTTGCCCGCGCTTTGGAATCCGGGAGTCGGTATGAATGCGGGAGCTCCTGCTCCCAAAAAAGAGAAATGGTTAGGTGCAGATAACTTTGTGACAGACGTTGCC